The following are encoded in a window of Acinonyx jubatus isolate Ajub_Pintada_27869175 chromosome D4, VMU_Ajub_asm_v1.0, whole genome shotgun sequence genomic DNA:
- the LCN9 gene encoding epididymal-specific lipocalin-9: MALFLLTLGLSLVSAQELNPQAIVQKNYNMAKVSGIWYPVSMASNDIKRIEENGDLRVFIRNIESLEDGRLRFHFRTMVHGECEHVAMVCEKGERDGEYSISHEGDNTVLLSETDYRQYIIFHLRNIRNGTQTTVLALYGTAS, translated from the exons ATGGCTCTCTTCCTGCTGACCCTGGGGCTGAGCCTCGTCTCCGCCCAGGAGCTCAACCCCCAGGCCATTGTGCAGAAGAACTATAACATGGCCAAG GTTTCAGGGATCTGGTATCCGGTGTCCATGGCCTCCAACGACATAAAGCGGATCGAGGAAAACGGGGACCTGAGGGTCTTCATCCGGAACATCGAGAGCTTGGAGGACGGGCGTCTGAGGTTCCATTTCCGCACCAT GGTGCACGGGGAGTGCGAACACGTGGCCATGGTCTgcgagaagggggagagggacggGGAGTACAGCATCAGCC ATGAGGGGGACAATACGGTGCTGCTCTCGGAGACCGACTACAGACAGTACATCATCTTCCACCTCCGGAACATCAGGAACGGGACACAGACCACCGTGCTGGCACTCTATGGTACCGCCTCCTGA